The DNA segment CCGGGCTTGTCACCCCGCCCCCAGTCATTGGGATGTTAGATACTGTTAACTACAGGTGGCAAAGTTTCTAAGTtttctgaaaagaataaaatggcaTGTGTTTGGAAATTCACTGTGAGATAGTTTTAGCAGATatacaagttaaaaaataataaaatcaatttatATTTTACCAATACAGACACAATAACAAGCTACACTCGTTATGAGAGAGAGCGAGAAAGAGAGATGCTACAAAGGTTGTATATAGAAAGGGCAAGTTGACCCAATGTGGGACAATATTTAATGGATATGGATATGGAAGTTCCATGATGCAGAAAATCAGAACTGAATGCATTGTCCTGCTGCATTCTCCTCTGTTTTCTGAAACCATCAtaaattttttcatgtattttaggaAAATCAAACGTCAAATAACACATCTGAATATAACCACTGTGCCTACAATTGCTTGCAGAGTGTTACATAAACATATAGAGGGACACGAAGCAAAATTTATGCCAAATCTTATGTACTTAAGGTTAGAAACTTCTGAATCCACAGTGAAAATTTATATAAACACAGGTTTTACTGAGGTGAATGGATTAGCTCAGGAAAATGCTGCAGTCAGATTCTAAGACTCATTTTGTTAGACAGAACTGCCCTTGTTTCCTGTTTTGGGCTGGGATAAATCCAGTCTCCACCAAGAACTGACACTtccaaaatgaatatattaagtGCCTATTATTAATTGATTTTGACTTTGGTTTAATGCATTAAAGTATTCTCCACAAGATATTGTTTTAGTTGGTTTAAAGTAGACCTTTTTTTCCCCGAATAGCAAGAAAACAAGTAATAGGCAGTACGAAGCACTAGCTACCCCTTCGTTTGGTGACTGAGCTGAGACTAAAAGCTGACAATGGACCTGCTTTCCTATCACAAAGCAAAGCTGACAAACTTGCtcaataagtaataaaaatgaaaccattgGTAAAACACCATCTTTCTTTTCACATGTCATGCAGTTCttccatttaaattttctctctgcttttttgATACATCATATACACAGCATTAATAACTAGATTAAAGTAGCAAGTACACTGTTAACATTAAATGCTGAAAGAGGAATGTCATTTTGTTGCCTGGTGCATTGGTGCTGATGCTACAATTCTTCCTAGAAGCTGCACTGACtaaaaattaagttttcttttaaatctattATTGCAGAGAAATTAACTGTTTCTTTATTATTCTGCATTGCCGATAGGAAAAGAGTCccgatatatttatttttcttacagtgTGCTATTTGGATACCCTAAAATCCAATTTTCGTGCATCGATTTAATTGCAGAGTAATCCAGTCCCCAAAGCACTTCAAAGGCCACACTCCCTTCTCTTTACCAAGATTTCAATTGCTCTCATCAACAAGTAAGTTTAAAGCATGATCAAATTTGTTCTTCAATCATTGAGCCCTGTTAATAAACGATTCTGTGTGCTCACTCATCCATTCTAAGATTCTGGAACTTCTTTGAGATATTTTCAAGAGGAATCTACAAAGACATCTTTGATTACAAGCTGGCTCTGGGGTAAACTTTACCACCACTTGCTTTGCTACTCCATCGAGGAAAACGGGTGACATGATCCAAGATAAGTCAAAGCCaatctttgtgggttttttttcttaccatgattaaactgtttttcaaaacTATAGCGAACACAACAGAGAAAGCTTGCATAATTTTACAATCTGATGTCGTCAAATATTGATTTtttcccaggggaaaaaaatgcaataacGAAGGACATTTCTTGAGCGCTACTAGTAGCGTTGCAATACaaagaaaggaagcagaaagaaagagaaggagagatgggaggaaggaagaaagccaCGCCTCCAGAGTCAACGGAAACAGACAGAAGCACTGAACGCCAACATTacgaagccaaaaaaaaagaacttaccaTTTTCACTGTCTGACTTGTTTTCGTGCTCTGTATCTGTCAGGGTGAGGGCTGAGTTGGACCGGCTTGACAGGCAGGAACTGCGGCCTGACTTGACCCCCCTGCCCCACAGTCTCATGGCATGCTCTGGGGACATCACTGCTTCGTTCTCAGTGTCAGCGTCTGACCCTGCACTGATAGAGTAACCTCTGTGAGGGAGCCCCATTTCCGCACAAAACGCCAGTCCTCTTCGAGGTTCCGGGTCACAAACGCCTAACTGCCTTAGGGTGAAATTCTGTCCTGATCAGGGGGAGAAAAGATAACAACTAGTGAGTATATGTCtcgtttcagtttttttttaaacaaaatctccCTAAAATAAACACTTAAGCATCCAGTTGTGTCAGCTCTCAGCACCAGGTGTTTGCATTAGCTCCACATGACCTGTGGTCGCGTGGGTCCAGTTGAGGGGCGGGGAGCTCCACCTCTGACTTTCCACCCACCCCAGCTCAGAGCTCCTTTGTCAACTATTTCAGCCCATAAACACCTCCAGAGAGCTGCGCAGGTAAAACAGGCCAGACCATGAAAACCCAACCCAGAGCAAGGCTTAGTTATCCTTGATAGAACTGTGTTTCGCAGACTTGTGAAGCCAGAGAAATTGTCAGAATTATTTCCTGGGTCCTGGCTCTCATCCCAAACATTAGGATTTTCCCGCCCAGAGGTCACTCCTTTGGAAGAGAAAAGATTGCCCTCTAGAATAAGTTACccaataatcagaaaaaattagAAACCGGAGCCTGGGCagtctttattatattttcccaCCTAAAACTTAACAACCAATATAAACATGTATCACGTGTGTACAAACATACACTAACTTTTGGAGTGTAATGTCATGAAAATGTGCAGACATCTGACTTCCCAGATTTTTTGCTTTAATAAACACCAGGAAACATCTGTGTTGATCAGAGTAAACCAATTCGTGCAAATAAAGTGCACTCTAGAAAATAAAGCGGGAgtattatgtatttaaaaattaatgataaaatcAAGTTCCCTGCAAAATAAATGGTTGTGAACTCTGAAGGCTTTTACTAATAAATTGAGCATAATAAAACTCATGACACTGCAATAACTTAAAGCAAAAGTGTTTAAATTAGGTGACACTTTAAAATGACTGCCGTTATTAATGGCTTTTCTAATCCTGTATTTATTCTTGAAAATTTCACCTATGTTTTATGATACTAGcggtgagaagagagagaaaaatgtttgCTTAGAGGATGCATACACATGGGCCTTCCATTTCCTGTCTCATTGGCATGGTAGAGTCTAAGATTTAGGTACCAACTAGAATCAAAATACAGGAAAAGACTAATAGTATACCAAGACTGATTTAAATGCTACCATATAATACCAAACTTTTAAGAATATTAAGCATTTATATTACTCATAGTTTTCATTTTCGTACTTCCCTCTCTTATATccacaaacattttaaagttaattgGCTAGTATGAGAAATAACatacattacattttttaaaagagggtgTTATAAATTATTTGTAATCACAACATCTTGAATCTCCTAGGAAATGAATCAGACATAATGCACaagacagtaaatatttggtTGTAAAAATATTAGCACCCTCAAGGATTCAGCCCATTTTAACCAGTGTGGTTAATTGCTTTATTGCTGTGGTCAGATCAGAAGTGGGAATCCGCTTTATCTCGGTCAGACTTCCAAATGGATTCTGACAATGACACTCATAAATAATGAAAATCTGTTGCTACAAATTAGCTACAAATCATCTCAGAGAGATGTGAATAAGTATCTGAACCAAAAAGTATGTCAAAAATAAAGGAagtagttgggacttccctggtggcgcagtggttaagaatccgcctgccaatgcaggggacacaggttcgagccctggtccgggaagatcccacgtgccgcagagcagctgggcccgtgtgccacaactactaagcctgcactctagagcccgcgagccacaactactgagcccatgtgccacaactactgaggcccacgcacctagagcctgtgctccgcaacaagagaagccaccacgatgagaagcctgtgcactgcaatggagagtagcccctgctcgctgcaactagagaaagcccacgcgcagcagcgaagacccaatgcagccaaaaataaataaacaaaaaaataaattaatttaaaaaaagggtcTTCTCATTCCAAGTGCAAATATTCAACCTagattttctataaaaaaataaaaataaaaaataaaggaagtagcaaaaataaagaagaggGAATAAGAACTCATTGAACAGTGAGAAAGTGGGCAAGCTTAATGAGGTAAGACACAGTActggcaatatttttaaaagaactagtGTGGACTGTACTTATGAAAGTAAACCCAAAAATGGTCAATGTAAGGGACAGTTAATGGAATGTAATGGACAGTTAATGTGAAAGAGCTTATCCATTCCTATTTATATATCATATCTAAAATGGGGAGGGGGGGAAAAGGGTGTAAAACAGTTAAACATCACCATCAaacatgttgatttttccaaaacaatttttaaagggtgAAAATGAATGATAAGATCCTGTGCATCTTTCCTCTATTTGGGGAGGTTCCCACATTggagaataaaaataagagacGCATTAAAAGACAGTAAGAACTCCCTTTCTAATCTCTGAAATGTAACTTGAAACATTTTCCATGTTATTGACTTTTCACACTGTTGCCATCTTGATGCAAAAATCTATGGGGTGAAGGAAAGCAGAAAACGGCAATCTTTATTATTTGTTACCTGGGTATGTAAACACagttcattttgcaaatgaatatCCAAGACATCATCCCGATGAATTGGAATGTGCATCCCAAACTCCTTAAACATCTGACCcaccacccagagataaacccacgcacatatggtcaccttatctttgataaaggaggcaagaatatacaatggagaaaagacagcctcttcaataagtggtgctgggaaaactggacagctacatgtaaaagaatgaaattagaaccctccctaacaccatacacaaaaataaactcaaaatggattaaagacctaaatgtaaggccacacactaaaaaactcttagaggaaaacataggcagaacactctatgacataaatcacagcaagatctttttgacccacctcctagagaaatggaaataaaaacaaaaatgaacaaatgggacttaatgaaacttaaaagcttttacccagcaaaggaaaccataagacgaaaagacaaccctcagaatgggagaaaatatttgcaaatgaagcaactgataaaggattaatctccaaaatatacaagcagctcatgcagctcaatatcaaaaaaacaaatcccaacccaattaaaaaatgggcagagcaaGCTGAGGAGTTCTGAAGAGCCGGGTGTGAGGCCTCTACACGCGACCCCCTGTGAGCAAGTGCAACTAGACTGAGCACAAAGGATAAAAAGAATTGCctcggagggaggggcaagatggcggaagagtgagacgcggagatcaccttcctccccacagatacatgagaaatacatctacacgtggaactgctcctacagaacacccactgaacgcgggcagaagacgtcagacctcccaaaaggcaagaaaatccccacgtacttggccgtgtggatgaaaggctcttggtgctccagccaggcatcagggctgtgcctctgaggtgggagagccaacttcaggacactggtccacaagagacctcccagctccacgtaataccaaacggcgaaaatctctcacagatctccatctcaacatcaagacccagcttcactcaacgaccagcaagctacagtgctggacaccctatgccaaacaactagcaagagaggaacacagccccatccattaacagagaggctgcctaaaatcataataaggccacagacaccccaaaacacaccaccagacgtggacgaacccaccagaaagacaacatccagcctcatccaccagaacacaggcactagttccctccaccaggaaacctacacaacccactgaaccaaccttagccactggggacagataccaaaaacaacgggaactacgaacctgcagcctgtgaaaaggagaccccaaacacagtaagataagcaaaatgagaagacagaaaaacacacagcagatgaaggagcagggtcaaaacacaccagacctaacaaatgaagaggaaataggtagtctacctgaaaaagaattcagaataaggatagtaaggatgatccaaagtcttggaaatagaatagacaaaatgcaagaaacatttaacaaggacgtagaagaactaaagaggaaccaagaaacgatgacaagcacaataaatgaaattaaaaatactctagatgggatcaatagcagaataactgaggcagaagaacggataagtgacctggaagataaaatggtggaaataactactgcagaccagagtaaagaaaaaagaatgaaaagaactgaggacagtctcagagacctctgggacaacattaaacgcaccaacattcgaattataggggtcccagaagaagaagagaaaaagaaagggactgagaaaatatttgaagagattatagttgaaaacttccctaatatgggaaaggaaatagttaatcaagtcctggaagcacagagagtcccatacaggataaatccaaggagaaacacaccaagacacatattaatcaaactatcaaaaattaaatataaagaaaacatattaaaagcagcaagggaaaaacaacagataacacacaagggcatccccataaggttaacagctgatctttcagcagaaacgctgcaagccagaagggagtggcaggatatacttaaagtgatgaaggagaaaaacctacaaccaagattactctacccagcaaggatctcattcagatttgatggagaaattaaaacctttacagacaagcaaaagctgagagagttcagcaccaccaaaccagctttacaacaaatgctaaaggaacttctctaggcaagaaacacaagagaaggaaaacacctacaataacaaacccaaaacatttaagaaaatgggaataggaacatacatatcgataattaccttaaatgtaaatggattaaatgctcccaccaaaagacacagactggctgaatggatacaaaaacaagacccatatatatgctgtctacaagagacccacttcagacctagagacacatacagactgaaagtgaggggatggaaaaagatattccatgcaaatggaaatcaaaagaaagctggagtagcaattctcatatcagacaaaatagactttaaaataaagacaattacaagagacaaagatggacactatataatgatcaagggatcgatccaagaggaaggtataacaattgtaaatatttatgcacccaacataggagcacctcaatacataaggcaaatactaacagccataaaaggggaaatcgacagtaacacaatcatagtaggggactttaacaccccactttcaccaatggacagatcatccaaaatgaaaataaataaggaaacacaagctttaaatgatacattaaacaagatggacttaattgatatttataggacattccacccaaaaacaacagaatacacatttttctcaagtgctcatggaacattctccaggatagatcatatcttgggtcacaaatcaagccttggtaaatttaaaaaaattgaaatcgtatcaagtatcttttccgaccacaacgctatgagactagatatcaattacaggaaaagatctgtaaaaaatacaaacacatggaggctacacaatacactacttaataacgaagtgatcactgaagaaatcaaaggggaaatcaaaaaatacctagaaacaaatgacaatggagacacgacgatccaaaacctatgggatgcagcaaaagcagttctaagagggaagtttatagcaatacaagcctacctcaagaaacaggaaacatctcgaataaacaacctaaccttgcacctaaagcaattagagaaagaagaacaaaaaaaccccaaagctagcagaaggaaagaaatcataaagatcagatcagaaataaatgaaaaagaaatgaaggaaacaatagcaaaaatcaatgaaactaaaagctggttctttgagaagataaacaaaattgataaaccattagccagactcatcaagagaaaaaaggagaagactcaaattaatagaattagaaatgaaaaaggagaagtaaccactgacactgcagaaatacaaacgatcataagagattactacaaaaatgggcagaagacctaaagagacatttctccaaagaagatatacagattgtcaacaaacacatgaaaggatgctcaacatcactaatcattagagaaatgcaaatcaaaactacaatgaggtatcacctcacactggtcagaatggccattatcaaaaaatctacaaacaataaatgctggagagggtgtggagaaaagggaaccctcttgcactgttggtgggaatgtaaattgatacaaccactgtggagaacagtatggagcttccttaaaaaagtaaaaatagaactaccatacgacccagcaatcccactactgggcatacaccctgagaaaaccatcattcaaaaagagtcatgtaccacagtgttcactgcagctctgtttacaatagccaggacatggaagcaacctaagtgcccatcaactgatgaatggataaagaagatgtggcacatatatacaatggaatattactcagccataaaaagaaatgaaattgagttatttgtagtgaggtggatggacctagagtctgtcatacagagtgaagtaagtcagaaagagaaaaacaaataccatatgctaacacatatatatggaatctaaaaaaaaaaaaaaaaaaggttctgaagaacctaggggcaagacaggaataaagacgcagacatagagaatggtcttgaggacatggggagggggaagggtaagctgggacgaagtgagagagtggcatggacatatatacactaaatgtaaaatagagacaccaaatgtaaaatagatagctagtgggaagcagccgcatagcacagggagatcagctcggtgctttgttaccacctagaggggtgggatagggagggtgggagggagacgcaagagggaggagatatgcggatatatgtatacatatagctgattcactttgttataaagcagaaactaacacaccattgtaaagcaattaaactccaataaagatgttaaaaacaaacaaacaaacaaacatctgaCCCTCTGAAATCAATGTCTCGCAATGATTCAAACTCTTAAGggctgtttctgaaatgcaagcTAGAAAGCAAGCTGTTAGATTTCCTTACTAAATTAAAGTTTGCTTTTGCTCTCTTGGGAAAGAACATTAAACTTGATTTCCAATGGACCTAAGTTAAAGCCACTTACTGGCCTCATTCAAGTCACTTCACCACtctattttttcacttttcaggGCTGTGATGACTTGGTTTAAGAGATGCTTTACGCTttggcaaagcaaaggaaaccatcgacaaaagaaaaagacagctgtcatacagagtgaagtaagtcagaaagagaaaaacaaatacagtatgctaacacatatgtatggaatctaaggaaaaaaaaaaaggtcatgaagaacctagtggcaagacgggaataaagacacagacctactagagaatggacttgaggatatggggagggggaggggtgagatgtgacagggtgagagagtggcatggacatacatacactaccaaatgtaaaatagctagctagtgggaagcagccacatagcacagggagatcagctcggtgctttgtgaccacctagaggggtgggatagggagggtgggagggagggagatgcaagagggaagagatatgggaacatatgtatatgtataactgattcactttgttataaagcagaaactaacacaccactgtaaagcaattatactccaataaagatgttaaaaaaaaaaaaaaaaagacagcctgctgaatgggagaagatatttgcaaatgataagacagataagggattaatttccaacatatataaacagctcacacaacatcaaaaaaacaaccaacctgattaaaaaatgggcagaagaactgaatagtcatttttccaaagaggaaatgcagatggccaaagatgctcaacactgctaatcgtcagggaaatgcaactcaaaaccacagtgagataccacctcacttgtcagaacggctatcatcaaaaagaacacaagtaaATGTTAGCgacgatgtggagaaaagggaaccctcctacactgctggtgggaatgtaaattgatacagccactatggagaactgtgtGGGGATTTCTCACAAAATAGttctacaaatagaactaccatatgacccagcgataccactcctgggtatgtatccaaaacaaaaacaaaaacactaattcaaaaagatacatgcatctcaatgttcatagcaacgttatttacaattgccaaagtatgaagcaacctaagtgtccatcaacagatcaatggataaagaagctgtgtgtgtgtatatatatatatatatattccattatatatagaatacagagtatatatatatatatatacacacacacacacacacatatatatatggctgagtagtattccattatatatataatactgagtatatatacatatatatacacacacacacatatatatggctgagtagtattccattatatgtatagtactgagtgtatatatatatatatatatatatatatatatatatatacactcagccacaaaaagaataaaattttgccatttgccatttgcagcaacatggatggacttggagggcattatgctaagtgaaataaatcaaacagagaaagacaaatactgtatgatatcacttatatgtagaatctgaaaaatacaacaaactgatgaataaaacaaacaagaagcagactaacagatacagagaacaaactagcggttaccaatggggagagggaagtggggaggacaatatagggggaggggagaaaaaaagggaTACTATGGACTTATATGAAATCGTATGTATgaatcttttgaaaattgtaaagcactatagaatttaaagaatctttcattcagttaaaaaaattttttaaattaaaaaaagagatgctTTATGTAAATGAGGTCAGCATAAAgggaagcaaaatgaaaaatgacaaaaaataaacacCTGGACAAATGTAATAATCATAGAGAAATGTATAATTTGAGGGTGGGAACAAGATTGTTTTCAAATAACTTTAGAAGAGCCATATCACCACCAAAGTTGACTTTTCCTTCATTCAAAACTCTCTCTACCCAGTGCTTCAAATTCCACTGTGGCTGATTCTCTTAGGTTAAGGATTCTTGCTTGTAGGATCCCTCGTTTTAATGCAAACACCCCTGGGGAGATCTAGCTATTACATTTGAATGAATTAGTCTATTAGATTATTTCCTACAATTCAGCAATGTTTAGCAAGATGGGCTATACTTATGGAAAGCTCAGGCAGTTTTGACAAACAGAAGGAAGATGGTGAAAAGAAGGGTTCCTGATTGGGAGAAGAGGCAGTTGGCGGAGGTACCATGGagctgggaatttggggttgggaTGTGCTTCTTGGCGCTGGACTTTAGGTcaatgtggagaaatgggaagagGCTGGCAGAAAGAGGCAGCAAAGATGCTCTGGAACCAGACTAAAGACATGACCATCTTGTTTAAACTCATCTTTGGCTTCAAGCAACATGAAAGAGATGAGGatacatttattcttattttccatgGTTTCTTCAGATTGTGTTCTTTGCAATGCTTCTAACACCATtaccttaatttctttcttcacccTGTAGAGTCTTTGTATTAATTCTGTTGGCTGAGACTGGTGAAATCAGTATTTATCTCCTGCACAATGAATTTTGATAACCTTGATCAGCAAGGCCAGCCACAGAGTTTCCCATTACAATTTGAAACAGTCCCAAAATAATAAATTGCAGGAAGAACAAAGTGTACCTGAGGATGAAATTTCTTGTGATTAAAAGGCAAGGTTAGCTTGGACTAGATTAGGCATTTTTGTTTCATGACActcataaatttgaaaaaatctataaaagaaaGACTGAATAAACAGCCCAGGCAGGTTGCATCATTGAAAAAAGGttcacattttgaaaaatgagtGAGGGTATGTGACAAAATGGAAAGGACCACTTTCCACCAGCACTGAGCATAGCTACCTCTTTAATAAAAGaagggggatggaaaaaaatggcCTTTTTCTCACGTGGTGTCTATAACCTAGTCCGAACAAGAAGGGATTTTTCAAAGCTGCAATGCAGAGTGATGTTCACCAATAGGCAAGACATCTGCTATGTCTGGGTGAGTTGAAAAGGAAAAGCCTCTACGTGAGGGACTAGCCTTGGAGTGACACAGGGTGACTACAGAACCCAGAGGAGGGTGGTCCAACATGAGAACTCATGGTATTCTCTCCCCTCTTATGTCTAGATTCTCTAATGCTCAGATtgtgccctttctctctctctatttcacttgtttcttctcttttccaaaactactttattgagatattaactCACAAACCATACAATGAACCtacttaaagtgtacaagtcaATGGTTTTTAGCATACACATTGTGGTGTGCAActatctccacaatcaattttagaacatttttatcacccttgTGTCAATTATCAGTCACCTCCCATTTCCCCTCTTACCCCACCACCCCCTCTAGCCCTAGGCaagcactaatctactttctctcactatagatttgtctattctgtcTATTCTATTTCAAAGAAAAGGAGTCCTACAATACGTAGACTTTTGCgactggctttttttcacttaacatagtgttttcaagattcatccatattgtagcatgtgccagtagtcatttctttttatggccaaataatattccattgtatagacacATCATCttctatttatctgtttatcagttaatggacatttgagttgtttccactttttggctattatgaaaatgCTGCTATGGAAcaccatatgtttttatttctcttgtgtaTATACCTATGAgaggcattgctgggtcatattgtattagctctatgtttaaccttttgaggaactgccagactgttttccacagtggctgcaccactttacttTCCGACCACAAGTGTATGAGAGTGCCAGTTTCTGTACATCCTCACAACACTTGTTATCTGTCGGTTCTCTTTTATACCA comes from the Eubalaena glacialis isolate mEubGla1 chromosome 20, mEubGla1.1.hap2.+ XY, whole genome shotgun sequence genome and includes:
- the LOC133081468 gene encoding teneurin-3-like; the protein is MDVKERRPYCSLTKNRREKERRYTNSSADNEECRVPTQKSYSSSETLKAFDHDSSRLLYGNRVKDLVHREADEFTRQGQNFTLRQLGVCDPEPRRGLAFCAEMGLPHRGYSISAGSDADTENEAVMSPEHAMRLWGRGVKSGRSSCLSSRSNSALTLTDTEHENKSDSENGKFFFFGFVMLAFSASVCFR